Proteins encoded together in one Poecile atricapillus isolate bPoeAtr1 chromosome 15, bPoeAtr1.hap1, whole genome shotgun sequence window:
- the PIGT gene encoding GPI transamidase component PIG-T, whose amino-acid sequence MAAPEAALLLARAEAEAARGGADGGMAAAAALLLLLLLVATGPGPGRADAGRERRDALREELLLSPLPTGDVAATFQFRTRWDADLQRGAVSHYRLFPKALGRLVAALGVRELHLALTQGFWRTRYWGQPPLQAPAGAELWVWFQHTVTDVDKAWKELSNILSGIFCASLNFIDSTNTVIPTASFKPLGLANGTDHHLLRYAVLPREVVCTENLTPWKKLLPCGSKAGLAVLLKAERLFHSSYHSQAVHIRPICRDASCLAVSWELRQTLTVVFDFFSSGQGKKDWSLFKMFSRTLTDTCPLASQSKVYVDISPKNKEKELLEVSPAPTSVHEAIVQGDKKTYAVYDLLSPSLFNTSRSLNVQLKWKRPQDSSEMPIPTLHAQRYVGGYGLQTGEICTLIYNTHPYRAFPVILLETVPWYLRLYVHTLTIITKGKENKPSYIHYQPAQDRRRPHLLEMLIQLPANSVTKITIQFERALLKWTEYPPDPNHGFYVGSSVLSALVPSVTAMKDMDVEQSPLFASLFPSSDGSSYFVRLYTEPLLVNLPTPDFSMPYNVICLTCTVVAVCYGSFYNLLTRTFHVEEPSRGGLAKRLANVIRKLRGVPPL is encoded by the exons ATGGCAGCCCCGGAAGCGGCGCTATTGCTGGCGCGGGCGGAAGCGGaagcggcgcggggcggggcggacggcgggatggcggcggcggcggcgctgctgctgctgctgctgctggtggcgACAGGGCCCGGGCCCGGGCGGGCGGACgcgggccgggagcggcgggacGCGCTgcgggaggagctgctgctgagcccgCTGCCCACCGGCGATGTGGCCGCCACCTTCCAGTTCCGCACGCGCTGGGACGCGGACCTGCAGCGGGGCGCAG TCTCTCACTACAGGCTCTTCCCCAAGGCGCTGGGGCGGCTGGTGGCAGCGCTGGGCGTGCGGGAGCTCCACCTCGCTCTCACCCAGGGCTTCTGGCGCACCCGGTACTGGGGGCAGCCGCCCCTCCAGGCACCcgctggagctgagctctgggTCTGGTTCCAGCACACGGTCACCGA TGTTGACAAAGCCTGGAAAGAACTGAGTAACATCCTTTCAGGAATATTCTGTGCTTCTCTCAACTTCATTGACTCAACCAACACAGTGATTCCAACAGCATCCTTCAAACCCCTGGGTTTAGCCAATG ggacGGATCACCATCTCCTGCGTTACGCTGTCTTGCCCCGGGAAGTTGTCTGCACAGAAAACCTCACCCCTTGGAagaagctgctgccatgtggCTCAAAG GCTGGGCTCGCTGTGCTGCTGAAGGCCGAGCGCTTGTTCCACAGCAGCTACCACTCACAGGCAGTGCACATCCGCCCCATCTGCAGG GATgcctcctgcctggctgtgtcctgggagCTCAGACAGACCCTCACTGTGGTCTTTGACTTCTTTTCCAGCGGCCAAGGAAAGAAAG ACTGGTCCCTCTTTAAGATGTTCTCTCGCACGCTGACTGACACGTGTCCTCTGGCATCGCAGAGCAAAGTCTACGTTGACATTTCCCCTAAGAACAAG GAAAAGGAGCTACTGGAAGTGTCCCCCGCTCCAACATCAGTACACGAAGCTATTGTCCAGGGAGACAAGAAAACCTATGCTGTCTATGACCTGCTGAGCCCCTCGCTCTTCAACACGTCTCGCAGCCTCAACGTGCAGCTCAAGTGGAAGCGGCCCCAAGACAGCT CGGAAATGCCCATTCCCACTCTCCATGCTCAGCGTTATGTGGGGGGGTATGGGCTGCAGACTGGGGAGATCTGCACCCTCATCTACAACACTCACCCTTACCGAGCCTTCCCTGTGATCCTGCTGGAGACTGTGCCCTGGTACCTGCGGCTCTACGTGCACACCCTGACAATCATCAccaaagggaaggaaaacaagccAA GTTACATCCACTACCAGCCAGCCCAGGACCGGAGACGGCCTCACCTCTTGGAAATGCTGATCCAGCTGCCAGCCAACTCAGTCACCAAGATCACAATCCAGTTTGAGAGGGCCTTATTGAAGTGGACAGAGTACCCACCTGACCCAAATCACGGCTTTTATGTTGG TTCATCTGTGCTCAGTGCCCTGGTGCCCAGTGTCACTGCCATGAAGGACATGGATGTGGAGCAGAGCCCTCTCTTCGCCTCACT GTTTCCTTCCTCTGATGGCTCCAGCTATTTTGTGCGCCTGTACACGGAGCCGCTGCTGGTGAACCTGCCCACACCAGACTTCAGCATGCCCTACAACGTCATCTGCCTCACCTGCACCGTGGTGGCCGTGTGCTATGGCTCCTTCTACAACCTGCTGACCAGAACGTTCCATGTGGAGGAGCCGAGCCGGGGCGGGCTGGCCAAGCGGCTGGCCAACGTCATCCGAAAATTGAGGGGGGTACCCCCACTCTGA
- the BLCAP gene encoding bladder cancer-associated protein, producing MYCLQWLLPVLLIPKPLNPALWFSHSMFMGFYLLSFLLERKPCTICALVFLAALFLICYSCWGNCFLYHCTGSQLPESAHDPNIVGT from the coding sequence ATGTACTGCCTTCAGTGGTTGCTACCTGTCCTGCTCATACCCAAGCCCCTCAACCCAGCATTGTGGTTCAGTCACTCAATGTTCATGGGATTCTACCTGCTCAGTTTTCTCCTGGAACGGAAACCTTGCACAATTTGTGCCTTGGTCTTCCTGGCAGCTCTATTCCTCATCTGCTACAGCTGCTGGGGGAACTGCTTCTTGTATCACTGCACAGGATCCCAGTTGCCAGAATCAGCTCATGATCCCAACATAGTGGGCACCTAG
- the SRC gene encoding proto-oncogene tyrosine-protein kinase Src: MGSSKSKPKDPSQRRRSLEPTENTHHGGYPASQTPSKAAAPDAHRTPSRSFGTMAAESKLFGGFNTSDTVTSPQRAGALAGGVTTFVALYDYESRTETDLSFKKGERLQIVNNTEGDWWLAHSLTTGQTGYIPSNYVAPSDSIQAEEWYFGKITRRESERLLLNPENPRGTFLVRESETTKGAYCLSVSDFDNAKGLNVKHYKIRKLDSGGFYITSRTQFNSLQQLVAYYSKHADGLCHRLTNICPTSKPQTQGLAKDAWEIPRESLRLEVKLGQGCFGEVWMGTWNGTTRVAIKTLKPGTMSPEAFLQEAQVMKKLRHEKLVQLYAVVSEEPIYIVTEYMSKGSLLDFLKGEMGKYLRLPQLVDMAAQIASGMAYVERMNYVHRDLRAANILVGENLVCKVADFGLARLIEDNEYTARQGAKFPIKWTAPEAALYGRFTIKSDVWSFGILLTELTTKGRVPYPGMVNREVLDQVERGYRMPCPPECPESLHDLMCQCWRKDPEERPTFEYLQAFLEDYFTSTEPQYQPGENL, translated from the exons ATGGGGAGCAGCAAGAGCAAGCCCAAAGACCCGAGCCAGCGCCGGCGCAGCCTGGAGCCCACGGAAAACACCCACCATGGGGGTTACCCAGCCTCGCAGACACCCAGCAAGGCGGCTGCTCCCGACGCCCACCGCACTCCCAGCCGCTCCTTCGGGACCATGGCTGCTGAATCCAAGCTCTTTGGAGGCTTCAACACCTCGGACACGGTCACCTCGCCGCAGCGTGCCGGGGCGCTGGCTG GGGGAGTCACCACCTTCGTAGCCCTCTACGACTACGAGTCCCGGACCGAAACAGACTTGTCCTTCAAGAAAGGAGAGCGCCTGCAAATCGTCAACAACAC GGAAGGTGACTGGTGGCTGGCTCATTCCCTCACTACAGGACAGACGGGCTACATCCCCAGTAACTATGTCGCGCCCTCAGACTCCATCCAGGCTGAAGA GTGGTATTTTGGGAAGATCACTCGCCGGGAGTCCGAGCGGCTGCTGCTCAACCCCGAAAACCCCCGAGGGACCTTCCTGGTCCGGGAGAGCGAGACCACGAAag GTGCCTATTGCCTCTCTGTGTCTGACTTTGACAACGCCAAGGGGCTCAACGTGAAGCACTACAAGATCCGCAAGCTGGACAGTGGCGGCTTCTACATCACCTCCCGCACCCAGTTCaacagcctgcagcagctggtggccTACTACTCCA AACATGCTGATGGCTTGTGCCACCGTCTCACCAACATCTGCCCCACGTCCAAGCCCCAGACCCAAGGCCTTGCCAAGGATGCCTGGGAAATCCCCCGGGAATCGCTGCGGCTGGAGGTCaagctgggacagggctgcttCGGAGAGGTGTGGATGG GGACCTGGAATGGCACCACCCGGGTGGCCATCAAGACACTGAAGCCTGGCACCATGTCCCCAGAGGCTTTCCTGCAGGAAGCCCAGGTCATGAAGAAGCTCCGACACGAGAAGCTGGTTCAGCTCTACGCTGTGGTGTCAGAGGAGCCCATTTACATCGTCACCGAGTACATGAGCAAGG GGAGCCTCTTGGACTTCCTGAAGGGTGAGATGGGCAAGTACCTGCGGCTGCCTCAGCTTGTGGATATGGCTGCTCAG ATCGCATCTGGCATGGCCTATGTGGAGAGGATGAACTACGTCCACCGGGACCTACGGGCAGCAAACATCCTGGTGGGGGAGAACCTGGTGTGCAAAGTGGCTGATTTTGGCTTGGCCCGACTCATCGAGGACAACGAGTACACGGCTCGGCAAG GTGCAAAGTTCCCCATCAAGTGGACGGCCCCCGAAGCAGCTCTGTACGGCAGGTTTACCATCAAGTCAGATGTCTGGTCTTTTGGCATCCTCTTGACCGAGCTGACCACCAAGGGCAGAGTGCCATACCCAG GGATGGTGAACCGGGAGGTGCTGGACCAGGTGGAGCGGGGGTACCGCATGCCCTGCCCGCCCGAGTGCCCCGAGTCCCTGCACGACCTCATGTGCCAGTGCTGGCGGAAGGACCCGGAGGAGAGACCCACCTTCGAGTACCTGCAGGCTTTCCTGGAGGACTACTTCACCTCAACAGAGCCCCAGTACCAGCCTGGAGAGAACCTATAG